From Amyelois transitella isolate CPQ chromosome 4, ilAmyTran1.1, whole genome shotgun sequence, one genomic window encodes:
- the LOC106129356 gene encoding ZZ-type zinc finger-containing protein 3, producing the protein MENIEVTEAESTESDGEFAFETDHLVLRGNKDYCELLKYIVKLEAQKVHALKDIEQLAEAQSKALADPLKFLEDLKSGKASFPPRQTISDIPNIDWSQYGIDPSMFDNDGLMDTKPNTDDLDTIKVRGRKFTDNKPETFNQLWSCEEQKRLEELLEIYPEEPIEARRYKKIARDLGTRTPIQVMCRIQKYFAKLAKAGLPIPGRAPKRVSRDKNKSIFYKKSTFFPQLHVPVKMEDIDSNDTQESYAPIDNKNSIKFKCELLKSAKEQRILDETTPVYQTKTMCVGCQKTGFLGARWTDNAGTDYCTDCVVKLLPAERLIPVREISY; encoded by the coding sequence ATGGAGAATATAGAGGTAACAGAGGCTGAAAGTACAGAGTCAGATGGAGAATTTGCATTTGAAACTGACCACCTAGTGTTGCGAGGGAATAAGGACTATTGTGAATTACTCAAGTACATTGTCAAGCTGGAGGCTCAGAAAGTGCATGCTTTAAAAGATATTGAGCAATTAGCTGAGGCACAAAGTAAGGCATTAGCTGACCCATTAAAATTCCTTGAAGATTTAAAATCTGGTAAAGCTAGTTTCCCACCCCGGCAAACAATTTCTGACATTCCAAATATAGATTGGAGTCAATATGGTATTGATCCATCTATGTTTGATAATGATGGGCTTATGGATACTAAGCCCAATACAGATGACTTGGATACCATAAAAGTAAGAGGTAGAAAGTTTACAGACAACAAACCTGAAACATTTAATCAATTATGGTCATGTGAGGAACAAAAGAGATTGGAAGAATTGCTAGAGATTTACCCAGAAGAGCCCATAGAGGCAAGAAGGTATAAGAAAATAGCAAGAGACTTAGGTACCAGGACTCCGATCCAAGTAATGTGTAGAATTCAGAAGTATTTTGCAAAACTAGCCAAAGCCGGGTTACCAATCCCAGGACGAGCACCAAAACGGGTCTCTCGGGACAAAAATAAgtcaatattttacaaaaagtcTACATTTTTCCCACAGTTGCATGTTCCAGTCAAAATGGAGGACATAGATAGCAATGACACTCAAGAGAGTTACGCTcctatagataataaaaatagtattaagTTTAAGTGTGAGTTGCTCAAGTCTGCAAAAGAGCAAAGAATATTAGATGAAACTACACCAGTATATCAGACTAAGACCATGTGTGTGGGTTGTCAAAAGACTGGATTTCTTGGGGCCAGGTGGACAGATAATGCCGGAACAGATTATTGTACAGATTGTGTTGTGAAACTCCTACCTGCTGAGAGATTAATCCCTGTTAGGgaaatatcttattaa